TTCAATTAGTAATTAGACTGAGGGAATACAGAAAGAAACCATAGTGCAGCCATGGGGCCTGCTCCTGGTTCCTCCTGGGGGGATGTAAGGAAAACCTGACATACATCTCTGAGTTATTCTATAGGAACTAAGGGCCCTGCCCAGgtagaggatggtaacttcaggctcaGTACAAGCACTGggaccccagactggctggaaccggaaggctgatgattgagattctTAGAACACCACCTGTTACCTCACCGCCAACTAGAGGAAGgttacacaccctgcagccctccccccCTCAAATTTCTGTATAAAACCTTCTTCCTTGAAACCCATGGGGGAGCTCTGGCCTTTTGAACACAAGCCACTcgttctccttgcatggccctggcaataaatctttctctgctccaaactctgatgttcaggtgtgtttggcctcactgtgctttGGGCACACAAACTTGCGTTAGGTGAGAATAAGAGGTTagacaggagggtcagagtcagagaaggcatcatgaagacagaagcagaaggTGGAGTGATGTGGGGatatgagccaaggaatgtggtggtctttagaagctggaaaaggaaaggaaatggataTTCCCTAGagactccagaaggaacacagtgtTGACcttcagaactataagataataaatggtGTGGTTTTAAGTCTCTAAGTtagtagtaatttgttacagcagcaataagaaacagGAACTGTCAAATCCCTTTACCAGTTTTTCTGCCAGTGAATGTCCAGCCTCGTCTTGAATGCCTCCAATGATGGGGATATCACTATCTCCACAGGCACCCTGTTTTCTTTCAAGCAAGCTCTTTCTTCTGTGGAAACCTTCCTCCGTGGTAACCTCCCACCCATTGCATGCCCGCCTCAAGCCCCAGTTCTCAGAGCAAGGATCAACAGACACAATCTAAATCCCTTGTACACATGAGGCTTTTATAGACATAAATTATCTCTTCTCCAGGTTTAACATCCTCCAGCTTTTCCCTTGGCCAGTTTACAAAAAGGTACAAAAGCCAACTTTCTCTTGATGAGGCTTCAGCTAAACACTTGTGGAATGGGATCCCATTGCCCGTGTCTTCCCATCCATGGAGGAGCCTATGGCAAAGGCCATAACCGAGCACACCCCCTTCCAAAAAGAATCATGTAGACCCCCTCCTCACTTCCCCCAGGGGCTCAACAATAGTCTCGACCCTTTCGATAGtatttgtcattaaaaataatgtcaaaACTTCAGGTTCCGAGCGTTGGCAAGTGACTAGAATTTAATAATACAGTTTCATTTCCATTGTATTTACTTTTATAGTTATTTTCTATTGATGGCAAGAGaaactaattttcattttctgttcagGCTAGAGTTTCCATTTAAAACATATAAGTAGTAAAAAGACTGAACCAGTTTAACGGTAAATCTTGGAAACGCGGGTGGTTATTGATTGCGGCTGACGAGGGGCTGTGTGGTTGGATCTGGAGCTACCAGGGACCTCAAAATTATTTGGATCATTCCCAAGCCGCGTCGCACCATACAATGCACTAAAAAAGACGCCACAAACATACACTTCAGAGTCAGGATGGCCGAGCGGTCTAAGGCGCTGCGTTCAGGTCGCAGTCTCCCCTGGAGGCGTGGGTTCGAATCCCACTTCTGACAACCTTCtcgttttttttctcttttccagttcCAGGGTCTAAGGAGAGTGTCTTTGCGGTTTCAGATCGGATCTTTCTCTTTTACATTCCAAAAGTCAAATAaatatcattaagaaaaaaacaccttTTAAGGAGGAAATACTTGTTTCGTAAAAAGATTAATAGTATTACCTATTTGATGTGCCACTTTAcgtgaaaagcaaaaaaaaaaaaaagaggaaaacgaAGCTTTGTCAGAAGTGGGATTCGAACCCACGCCTCCAGAGGAGACTGCGACCTGAACGCAGCGCCTTAGACCGCTCGGCCATCCTGACTACTGGCTTAATTCTTTCTGAGCAATCCCCTTCAAAATGGCTCTAGTGTGCGCATGCGTAGCGAACCGCGGAAACTATCGTTCTCCTCCCTGCGCTGGGAAGAGCTAGACACTGGCGTTTGCTCGAAGGGGAGGAGCGAGAAGGAACGAGAAGGTGCAGAACTAGGCGCCTGGGCACCGGCAGAGGGCGCGCGCGGTGTGCTGGACACTGAACGGCGGAGAGACCGAGGACTATTACTTCGACCCGTGTGCGTTCGTGCCGCCGACAGGCATTCATTCTACATTCATGCATTTACTATTCACATCAGCTTTGATTCTTGCATATCTCTAAGTACCCTTGCATTTCTGCATACATGTCCTGTTGCCTGTTCCGCGAGAAACAGTCAAGTCCGCACACTCGCACCGGCTTATAGATCTCTGCTGGCGCCCGAACCAGGTGAAGCCCGGATATAGCAGGGTCTCTTGGCACGCGTACATTCGTCAAAACTGCAACTTcacatttgtatgtgtgtttaacTCATTTACTCAGGCTCCGGGTTACACCGAGTCCTGCAGCGGCACAGCCAGATCCACCCTTTTTCCTGACCGTGTTCCTAGTTCGCAAACcttgcttggcacacagtaggcgtgCAGGGAATGTCCGTGATTAACCCGTCCCTCGCCTCCTCCTTCCCGCATTGCGTCATTTCGTGATTCACGTCTCCTCTCTAACCCCAGACTTACCCACGCACTGGCTCTGCCCAGGGACCAGAAGACCTCAGGTCGCGAGGGTAACTTTCTCCACGGGATTTCGGGGAGGCTTGTATACAAAACAGAATTTCCGCCCTTAAGACACATTCAAgcctggggggaagggagaaagatAAGAAATACGTGAAaggtaaaatggcaaaaaaaaaagaaagaaagaaaagtttaaaggTGCTGCTAAGTGCAAGAAACAGGATGTCAGGAAACTTGCAAGAGACTTTGAAATAGGCCAAGAAAGATAACTGGGTGTCGTCTGGGGCACCAGTCCTGGCTGGCTGATTCTCAAGGGCCTGCACCTTTCATTACTTCTACATACAAATGATTCTTATTCACGGAAGTGCAAGTGGATTTTGTTGGAGTGGAATGCAATTAATTATTGCCCTGTGGATATTGaccatttttgcatctgtattatAAATCCATTTCATCATCTGTGATTGCCAATATATGTGTGTCCTTTGAGTCGGTTGTAACATCTTACTGGTTTCCCCACAAATTACTGAGTTAATGAAATTTTTGACTTgtgttcattttataattatgtgAGAATCAcgattttacctttaaaaaagtcTCTTTTAATAGCGATCAAGGGTGACtaggggtacttccctggtggcgcagtggttaaaatctgcctgccagtgcagggaacatgggttcgatcactggtcgaggaagatcccacatgtggcggagcccgtgagccacaactactgagctcgcatgatGCTACTATTGAAGCCCgagcgctctagggcccacgtgctgcaactgctgaagcctgcgtgcctagagcccgtggtccccAATAAGAGgcgccactgaaatgagaagcccgcacaccccaacgaagagtagctccccgctcaccacaaccagagaaagcctgtgcagcaacaaagacccaacgcagcctccccaccaaaaaaaaaaaaaagtgactaggGGCTCCCACcataaaaaatggtactgatggacctagtggcagggcaagaataaagatgcagacgtagagaatggacctgaggacacagtgggggaaggggaagctgggacgaagtgagagagtagcactgacatatatatactaccaaatgtaaaacagatagctacagctcggtgctttgtgatgactagaggggtgggataaggaggggagATGGGGTTAAGGGGATATatcttatagctgattcactttgttgtacagcagaaactaacacaacattgtaaagcaattatactccaataaagatgtatgaaaagaaaaaaagagtgactaGGGGCTCTCATAGGaagggtggtcagggagggccactctcagaggaggtgacagtGAGTTCCAAAGGGAGAGACAAGCACAGTCAAAGCCGGGAGTAGCAGTCTTCCAGGTGGGAGGCATagccagtgcaaaggtcctgaggcagggagGGGCTGTGGTCTGTTGGAGGGGCAGCAACGCCAATGGGGCAAGGGTATGGGTGGCAGGAGGCTGAAGTCCATATCACACATGGCTGGGATGCCAGGAAGAGGAGTTTGgcttttcttctgtgtgtgttgGAGTCACTGGAGTGTTTAAAAGCAGGCGAGTGACATGATTCAGTTGGCCTTTCAAAATGATCCCTTGGGCTGCTGTAGGAGAAAGGACATGAGAggcaagagaaaaatcaagagtCCAGGGAGAAGGCCATGGAAAGGAGGATGAGAGATGATGGAGGCTGGACCAGGGAAGTGGAGATGCAAAAGGTGGTCAAGTTCAAGATTCAAGATGTGTTTTGGAGGTATAATGAACAAGCCCTGCTGGctggctggtgtgtgtgtgtgtgtgtgtgagcgtgaaTGTGGAAAGAGGGGATGCAGGGATGCAACAGAAAGTCACCAAGATCATACAGGTTATCAGATGCTCACAACTTCCCTTTGAGATTAGTGCTGTGGGCAGGAGCTGCTCCCTACTCCTACTCCAGGGAGCTCAGGCTCACACAGGCTGAGTGATTTGCCAACATCCTCTTTGGGGAAGAAGCCCTGTGCTCTCCACCTCTGGAACCCTCCCCTCATGCCTTACACCACCAACCTTTCTTTGGGCGCATCGTTTTAGAGGTAAGAAAACAGTGGCAAGCCCAGAGCTGGAGCCCAAGCCAGACCCGCTCTGCCTGCTCCTCTCCTGGCCTGGCTGGGAGAAAGTGCTCATTGGATGGAGGTGCTGAGGCCCCACTCAGCCCTACCTCCTGTGTTTGGGTGGATGGTCAGCTGTCCTCCCCTGACACCTTTCAGGTGCCAGATTTGTGGCGTGGAGGAAGCCATTTCAGGATCCCATTCCAGCTTCAGATCCCCAAGACCAAAAATGGGAAAGGGTCACTATTCCTGTTTGTTCCATTTTCCCCTTATCAGCAGCCTAGGCACCAACGATGGATCCTCGAGGGACAGACCTCACTCATTTTCCACTCTGGGCATTTGTCCAGGTTGGGAGAGGAAAGTCCCCTGAGCTCAGCCTGGAAAGTCTACCAGCAACTGGGGAAGTCCCGGCATGGCCCTGCTCAGCCCTAATAGGGACAGATGGAGTCAGTCCCCGTGGGGACCTGGTGCTCAGCCAGCCCAGGGGCCTGAAAGGGGGAATCCTAGCATCCCTGTGACCTTGGCACACATACCCACCTCTGCTTGGGAAAAGAGTGGCAGGAAGCTGAGTTTTAGCGAAGGTCTCCTTTACAgccattatttcacttaatgttcgTAACATCACCACAACACCGAATATCATTACctgcatttacagatgaggaaaatgaggctcagagaggccaaagTAACTTACCCAGAGTCACACAGATGATAAGTGGAACCTGATTTTTCTGGcttaatactcttttttttaatactccttCTTGAGAACTATTCCGAGCCTAGAACTATTCTGAGCCTAGAACTGTGATAGGTACTTTAtttacattgtttctttttaaaagcaaaagccaTGAGGGCTTGCCAACTAAGGTGGCAGGCTAGATTTGGAGATGTTAATTTtagttctgttttcattattggAGGAGACTTAAAAGAAAGGGTAGGCTTTTCCCAGCAAGCCAGTCCAAGTGGCAAGGCCAAGTTTTTGTGCCTCAGGCTCTGATTTCCTTGGCCAAGGTTCAGGGACAGAAGCCATCAGGCGCCAGTAGTGAATCCCTGCCAAGGCCTGGTTTGGGCATCTTGGTCCACTGAGGGGGGACCTCAGGGGTGAAGCGGATGAAGCAGGTGTGGATCTCTGATGGGGTGGGATAGGAACTGCTTCGTCCCTCTGGGACGAAGCCAAAGACCCCAGGTCCCCCCTTGGTGTGGAGAGTTGGGCAACCCAGTTCCCCGATTTTGAATGGATCATGTGGACAGTGGTGACCAGAATGGACCAAAGACCAGAAGCTCACTTCCAAGTTCTGTAAACTGCTTATCATGCCCCCAAGGCCTTTGATCACCCTAGAAAGAGAACCCCAGGAATGCGGGAGACTCTGTAGCATGCCACTCTGATAAGCAAGAGGTGTAGAGCCAATTTTGACTTGAGGCAGCATGGCTGAGCGGCTCAGCGTGTGGATTCTGGAACCACCTGAGTTTAAATCTTGCTTCTGCTAGTTCTGTGACCATCTGGAGTTATTTAGCCTCTCTGtccctctgttcctcagtttcccaatctgtaaaatgaatttaGGAATAGTATCTGCCTCAAAGGGTTGTATAGATTGAAGAGTTAATACATGCTCAACGTTTAGAGTTCCTGGAATAGAATAAATGCTTTAAATGTTAGcctagaaaaataaagcaatgtaccatttctttctttttcccccccagGAACTGCCAAAGTATTAGTGTTTAATAGCACAACTGACCAAGGTCCAAGATATGAAGTTACCGTGTTCAGGAAACGTGGGGGGCACAGGAGGGAAATCACTCTATAAATTAACTCTATAGTATGTGGTAAGAAGAATGCACCCTTTATAATATAAAACCTATCTACACATAGTAGTTAGTTGCAAAAAACCATCGTCTTCTCTTGGCTTGTAAAAAGGTTGTTCCAGATTCCAGTGCAGATGAGCAACCTTCAACTCTTCTGTGTGGCAGAGATCTTGTTTTCACCGTCCAGCTCTTCCACCCCAGCCTGTGTCATGaggtctgtggtatttttctcCAGGTCATCAATGCGACTGCTCATGTCATCAATTCTTCCAATGATCTGGTCGGATGTGGTCTGAAATTTATCTTGCATCTGTTGCAGGGGTGTCCGCACCACCGAGGTGAGATCCTGCATGGCCTTGGGGTCAGTCTCGGCCATCTCCCTAGTTCCCAGCTTGGTGGTGCTCTCTCAGACCATCACCTACATTGCTGTTTGTCCCCAATGTACCATTTCTTGCACCTGCTGAATATTGTGGAGCAAGTTTCCACCTGTCAAACTGACTTTGCAGAAGTAGTGTCTATAGGGCCATCCCGACAACCATAGCATCCTGACTGCCCCCTTTGAGCCAGCCTTGctcacctctccagcctcatctcccacttccagctccctgcccccatctTTCTGTTCCTTCAATCCACAACGCACATtcctcctcagggcctttgcgctTTCTGTTTCCTCCATGCAGAGCCATCTTCCCCCAGCTCATGCAGGGCTGGCTCCTTTCATCATCCCCAGGTCAGCCCCCGGGTGAAAatggccccccaccccacctcccactcaCTTTCAATCTGGCCTCCTTCTGACAGATGCAAAGTTACCGTGCTTATTCGCTGGCTTATTTGATGATCACGTTTCTCTCCCACTAGCCACTGTGCTCTTGTGAAGTCAGGAACTGTGGCCATCTTGTTCACCAGGTATTCCCAGCAGATAGTACAGTACCTGTCACGTAGCAGGAACTTGATACATAAGTACTGCATGAGTGGATGATcggacaaatggatggatggatggatggatggatgggtgggtcaATTCCCTGGGCTCTTCAAGTCCATTTTCTGTCCGTCTCAGGTGGAGCTCAGGAAGCCTCCTCAGGTGAGGCCATTTATGACCCCTTGCCTTCCCCTGAGGCTTCAGCTCAGACTCACACGCCCAGCTCTCTGCATTGACACATCAGTTCCTTTTGCCCTTCTGGGGCTTAGGGACCTCCAGACCTTTCGCAGGCCCCATCTGCTCTGCCTCTTTTGGCTAAAACGTTTTGGTGTTCTGCTTAGGGCTCCACCAGCCCAGGGCCTTCTCTCAGGGTGGGCTGAGTACTCAGTGCAGGGGTGAAGGGGGACGTGGTGTCTGAGGTCTAGGGACTGGTTATTACCCTGGTTCCCTCCCCGTGACCACAGCCCTGTTGACGGAGTAAAGTACTGCTGTACAAATTGCTAAACAGGGCCGCCCTGAGTCCCCACCGCCACCctggcccctccccactcccgATGCCTGCAGTCCACCAACCTCCCGGCCGGCTCCAGCACAAAGGCTGTCGTCCGTCGTCATGGGCAGGTGTGATGCAAGTcattaaagatattaaatatttccGCAGGACCACATTATGGCTTTCCTCTTTGACCCGATGCTCCACTACTCTCTGGGAGCCCCTTTGGATTCAATCCCACCCCTGCTCTGgccacctcccactcccaccacccacccctccctctcccgctCCCCACCCCGGTCTTCTGGTACCAGCCCCCTGATTTTCCATTGGAAacaacccctcccccactctctatCCAGGCAGGTCATGTGAAGCGGACTCCACTCTCCTACCTTGCTGGGGGGAAATGGGCTTGTGACTCAGGTCTGACCAGTCAGTTCCAGTCACCTAGCtacacagtgattggttcagaaaTGAGCACGTGACCAGTTGGTCCAATGGGAGTCTGGCGAgagggaactcttttttttttttttttaaagcatgaattgttttgtttgtttgatttattcttggctgtgttgggtcttcgtttctgtgcgagggctttctctagctgtggcaagcgggggccactcttcaccgcggtgcgcgggtctctcattatcgcggcctctcttgttgcggagcacaggctccagacgcgcaggctcagtagttgtggctcacgggcctagttgctccgcggcatgtgggatcctcccagaggagggctcgaacccgtgttccctgcattagcaggcagattctcaaccactgcgccaccagggaagcccctaagaggGAACTCTTGGAGAAGAGAAAGTGGGTGTGGGGCTCAGGTGGCTGAGCCGGTAAAGTCTGaggctgctggtggctgtcatTGCTATGCCACCCAGAGCCTGCTTGAGAAGAGCTGGGAAATACGGAAAGTCAGAACTCTATTGACATCGATATTATTCGAACACTTGGATTTAGTTGTGCCTGAAACCATCCGCCCCTGGTCTTTTCAGTTTCATGAGCCAATGCCCTTTTCCACTTAAGCCAGTTTAATGTGAACTTCTGTCACCTGTAACCCAAAGACTAATATGGCCTAGATCTGTGCTGGCTTACACGGTAGTCAGGAGCTGACtagtgagcatttgaaatgtggctacacTGAATTGAGACAGATCATATGTCACATACAGACTAGATTTCAAAGAAAgtatgaaaataaagatgtaaactACGATTGACCCTTAAACAATAAGGGTTCGAACGGTGTGGGTCCCTTACGTGTGGCTGTTTTCAGCAGTAAACACTACAGGACTACACTGTCTGCAGTTGGCTGAGCCCATCCATGCATGCTGCACCGCAGGTAGCGAGGAACCGCGGGTATGGAGGAACCTCAGGTGCAGCGGGCAGACTGAGTTATACACGGATTTTTGACCCTGGGGaaggtcagcacccctaacctcCATgtcgttcaagggtcaactctattttctcattaatttttaatattgatatgTTAAAGTGATAACACTTTGGCTACGTTGTggtaaaacatattattaaaatgaatgtcATCTGTTTCTATTCACTTTTTCAATGTTGCTAGTAGAAAATTTTACTTGTGTATGTGGCTTGTGTTATGcttctgttggacagtgctggCCCTGATGACCCACCTGTAAAATATCAGGAAGCAAGAGATCAGAGCCTACCCAAATAATGATGCCTCCCCACCAGAAAAGCACTCCAAGGATGCCAAGGAGGAGAAGGCTTCCTGAAGAAGGTGGGCACAAAAGGATAGGTCTGCTTTGCAGGGgttgagaggaagggaaaggcattccaggtcagggcacagcatgagcaaaggcctgAGCGTGGGACTAACAGGAGAGGGGTCTGAGGAGAAACGAGGGTGGAATAAGGGAGCCTTGAGGGTTAAGATGGGCTgtcaagggactttcctggtggtccagtggttaagactccccactgccaatgcagggggtgcgggttcaatccctggttggggaactaagatctcacatgctgcgcagcgtggccaaaagatttaaaaaaaaaaagatgggccgTCGATTTCGCCCATCAAAGTGGGGCttccaaggagggagagaagggcccTAATTCTGGGGAGGGACGGGAGCCAGAATCTGCAGGCCTTTCCCACCAGCACGGAGCCACTCAGAGTTTCAGCATTCCCTTTGGAAATTCTCTCATCCTCAAATAGCTCCCAGTTTCCCTCTGATCTTTCGATTATGCCTAATGctttctgttttctctaggcCTGTTTCCTGCAGTCCCTTTCTGTGGCTGCCGGCATCCAGCTCCTAGAAAACATACTCATGTCCTTGGAAC
Above is a window of Balaenoptera ricei isolate mBalRic1 chromosome 19, mBalRic1.hap2, whole genome shotgun sequence DNA encoding:
- the LOC132353746 gene encoding heat shock factor-binding protein 1-like yields the protein MAETDPKAMQDLTSVVRTPLQQMQDKFQTTSDQIIGRIDDMSSRIDDLEKNTTDLMTQAGVEELDGENKISATQKS